A single window of Rubripirellula lacrimiformis DNA harbors:
- a CDS encoding lactate racemase domain-containing protein, protein MSLQFSDTIDALTSNQVWRYASVPDGNHPDVAAATYAALQTPTDFPPLSAAVVAGDRVTLAVDPNVPQIGEVIRGVVRALSETDADGVDVVLWDEASDETIEAIRSEMVPTSRIVRHRSNDRRQLSYLAADESAEPIYLNRLLVDADFVLPIMAGRPSVPSRPRDLTGVYPWLADSAARTRYRDSPPSAAEENARMAAETTWLLGVQIMLCVSPSADGAVHQVTAGTIESVAKTLHQDEATEADFPPPAPLIVASLDGGPQQQTWANAARAARAAMDHVLPGGTIVLWTDITDLPSGAMSPDPAADDDFDDEDDDDPPRDDDDRDRKELDNEDDEADPSTETDSDDDDPAFPSSTKAMEGDFPDWDPSVSVSRLLADITAEHRLLIHARLDDAMIESLGAGAIADRAGLGRLSSGFDGCGVIRAAQFG, encoded by the coding sequence ATGTCGCTTCAGTTTTCCGATACGATCGACGCCTTGACCAGCAATCAGGTATGGCGATACGCATCGGTCCCGGACGGGAACCACCCGGATGTAGCCGCAGCAACCTACGCAGCCCTGCAGACGCCCACCGATTTTCCTCCGTTATCGGCTGCGGTGGTGGCGGGCGACCGAGTCACCTTGGCGGTCGACCCGAACGTTCCCCAGATCGGTGAAGTGATCCGCGGCGTTGTGCGTGCGCTTAGCGAAACCGACGCCGATGGGGTCGACGTCGTGTTGTGGGACGAAGCCAGCGACGAGACCATCGAAGCGATCCGTAGCGAGATGGTGCCGACATCTCGCATCGTCCGACATCGCAGCAACGACCGACGTCAATTGAGTTATTTAGCCGCTGACGAATCCGCTGAACCGATCTATTTGAACCGGTTGTTGGTCGACGCCGACTTTGTGCTCCCGATCATGGCGGGACGCCCATCGGTGCCATCGCGCCCACGCGACCTGACCGGCGTCTACCCATGGTTAGCGGACTCCGCAGCCCGCACGCGGTATCGAGATTCACCGCCCTCGGCCGCCGAAGAAAACGCTCGAATGGCCGCGGAAACGACGTGGTTGCTGGGCGTTCAAATCATGCTGTGCGTGTCCCCATCGGCCGACGGAGCGGTTCATCAAGTGACCGCGGGGACGATCGAATCGGTCGCCAAAACGCTGCACCAGGACGAAGCCACCGAGGCCGATTTCCCCCCTCCGGCACCGCTGATCGTGGCCTCGCTTGACGGCGGTCCCCAGCAACAAACGTGGGCCAACGCGGCGCGGGCGGCCAGGGCAGCCATGGACCACGTGCTGCCCGGCGGCACGATCGTTTTATGGACCGACATCACCGATCTGCCCAGCGGTGCGATGTCGCCGGATCCGGCGGCCGACGACGACTTCGACGATGAAGACGACGACGATCCACCGCGCGACGATGACGACCGCGATCGAAAAGAGTTGGACAACGAAGACGACGAAGCAGATCCGTCAACGGAAACCGATTCGGATGACGACGATCCTGCCTTCCCATCGTCGACCAAGGCGATGGAAGGCGACTTTCCAGACTGGGATCCTTCGGTATCGGTGTCGCGATTATTGGCCGATATCACCGCCGAACATCGGCTGCTGATCCACGCCCGCCTGGACGATGCCATGATCGAATCGCTAGGCGCAGGCGCGATTGCCGATCGTGCCGGTTTGGGACGATTAAGCAGCGGGTTTGACGGCTGTGGCGTGATCCGAGCGGCCCAGTTCGGATGA
- a CDS encoding glycosyltransferase family 2 protein, which produces MATKLESDSLATAADDVFAVQQNTSQWQTKASDGEMIDRIDEALGLIAEANSVASGAIPADHFDVSVIVPVFNERDTLPKVIQRIEQVMPPATEIIVVDDGSTDGTSQWLESLPKRSGLTVLRRRANHGKGSAVRLAIRHSRGRIVAIQDADLEYDPADLLRVIWPILDGDADVVYGSRYLGGSHDPSLTHRMGNWMLTALSNQLTGLRLTDMETCHKAFDGDLIRGISLRECRFGFEPEITAKVATGQYQVLEVPTGYQSRGYSEGKKIGWKDAVSALGCMWRYRNG; this is translated from the coding sequence ATGGCAACCAAACTAGAAAGCGATTCATTGGCAACCGCAGCCGACGACGTATTTGCTGTTCAGCAAAACACATCTCAGTGGCAGACCAAGGCGTCGGACGGCGAGATGATCGACCGAATCGATGAGGCCCTCGGTCTGATCGCCGAAGCCAACTCGGTCGCCAGCGGTGCGATCCCGGCAGACCACTTTGATGTCAGCGTGATCGTGCCCGTGTTCAACGAACGCGATACGCTGCCCAAAGTGATTCAACGCATCGAACAAGTGATGCCGCCCGCGACAGAAATCATCGTCGTCGACGATGGCAGCACCGATGGGACCAGCCAGTGGCTAGAGTCGCTGCCGAAACGATCGGGTTTGACCGTGCTGCGTCGACGCGCCAATCACGGCAAGGGGTCGGCCGTCCGCTTGGCGATTCGCCATAGCCGTGGTCGCATCGTTGCGATCCAAGACGCCGATCTGGAATACGACCCCGCGGATCTATTGCGGGTGATTTGGCCGATCCTGGATGGCGATGCCGACGTGGTCTACGGATCGCGATATCTAGGTGGTTCCCACGACCCATCGTTGACCCACCGAATGGGCAATTGGATGTTGACGGCGCTGAGCAATCAATTGACCGGGCTGCGGTTGACCGACATGGAAACCTGTCACAAAGCTTTTGATGGCGATTTGATCCGCGGCATCTCGCTTAGAGAATGCCGATTCGGTTTCGAACCCGAAATCACTGCTAAAGTCGCGACCGGCCAGTATCAAGTGTTGGAGGTTCCAACGGGATACCAAAGCCGCGGGTATAGCGAAGGCAAAAAGATCGGTTGGAAAGACGCCGTGTCAGCACTCGGTTGCATGTGGCGATACCGCAACGGCTAG
- a CDS encoding cation:proton antiporter produces MEFLLYLSIIPALGLTAQWLAWRMNLPSILLLLLFGVVLGQFINPDDYLAGLTGGDASAGPELLFPLVSLSVAVIMFEGGLSLKLGELRDAGTATLRLCTAGALITLAGAACAAHYLLAFSWQVSILLGAILVVTGPTVIGPLLRQVRPSRRVAATLKWEGILIDPIGAILAVLVFEHVIGGGVEEAFSPAAILMLAKTAVLGTGLGILGGFALTQAFRRFWVPDHLHGVSALSVGLLLFAISNHFAHESGLITVTVLGLWLTNQHHFDIEHIIEFKENLRTLLIGCLFVVLGSRVDLADVTAVGWPGVAFVLVLIAIVRPVSVFVSLIGSPLNWREKTFIAGLAPRGIVAAAVSSVFALELDRGVSTVSIPGADQLATVTFLVIVGTVAVYGIAAAPLAKWLQLADQKSNGALIVGAESWVRDFALELKRAGLPVLLVDTNYNKIAQAKIAGLEGVCGNILNETLRGELPLAGIGKVLAMTPNDEVNSLAIRECRSAFGRAGAYQLTFNAKNAHTRRGITKHLMGRELFGEGLTFSKLREMHHLGATFKTTKLADEFTYQDFVQKYQNSHVLLGVLKDEGAFELNTVADPLKPIAGQSVIALVSSVAVPNDHDAAPEKPAKQQKTDPTA; encoded by the coding sequence ATGGAATTTCTGCTTTACCTGTCGATCATTCCCGCCCTCGGCCTGACGGCCCAGTGGTTGGCATGGCGAATGAATCTGCCCAGCATTTTGTTGTTGCTGCTGTTTGGCGTGGTTTTGGGCCAATTCATCAATCCGGACGACTATCTAGCGGGCCTGACCGGGGGTGACGCATCGGCGGGGCCCGAACTGCTATTCCCGCTGGTTTCATTGTCGGTCGCGGTGATCATGTTCGAAGGCGGCCTGTCGCTGAAACTTGGCGAACTTCGGGATGCCGGAACTGCAACATTGCGGCTGTGCACGGCGGGCGCCCTGATCACGCTAGCCGGGGCAGCCTGCGCGGCGCATTACCTGCTGGCGTTCTCGTGGCAGGTCAGCATTCTGTTGGGCGCCATTTTGGTGGTCACCGGGCCTACCGTGATCGGACCGCTGCTGCGACAGGTTCGACCCAGTCGGCGGGTTGCTGCGACCCTGAAATGGGAGGGCATCTTGATCGACCCGATCGGTGCGATCCTTGCCGTTTTGGTGTTCGAACATGTGATCGGCGGCGGCGTCGAAGAAGCGTTCTCGCCAGCCGCCATTCTGATGCTGGCCAAGACCGCCGTTCTGGGGACCGGGCTGGGCATCTTAGGTGGATTTGCCCTGACCCAGGCCTTTCGTCGATTCTGGGTTCCCGACCATTTGCATGGTGTCAGCGCCCTGTCGGTGGGACTGCTGCTGTTCGCCATCAGCAATCACTTTGCCCACGAATCCGGATTGATCACCGTGACGGTGTTGGGATTGTGGCTGACCAATCAACATCACTTCGACATCGAACACATCATTGAATTCAAGGAAAATCTGCGAACGCTGCTGATCGGTTGCTTGTTCGTGGTGCTTGGATCTCGCGTCGATCTGGCGGATGTGACCGCCGTTGGATGGCCGGGCGTGGCATTCGTGCTGGTCTTGATCGCGATCGTTCGACCCGTTTCGGTGTTCGTGTCGTTGATCGGGTCGCCGCTGAATTGGCGAGAGAAAACGTTCATCGCCGGACTGGCACCGCGCGGAATCGTCGCGGCCGCGGTCAGCAGTGTGTTCGCCCTAGAACTCGATCGCGGTGTCAGCACGGTATCGATCCCCGGTGCCGATCAATTGGCCACGGTCACCTTTCTGGTCATCGTCGGGACGGTCGCGGTGTACGGAATCGCTGCTGCCCCCCTGGCCAAATGGTTGCAACTTGCCGACCAAAAATCCAACGGTGCCTTGATCGTGGGCGCCGAATCTTGGGTGCGCGACTTTGCCCTGGAACTGAAACGTGCCGGGCTGCCCGTGCTGTTGGTCGACACCAACTACAACAAGATCGCGCAGGCAAAAATCGCAGGTCTGGAAGGTGTTTGCGGGAACATTTTGAACGAAACACTGCGTGGCGAATTGCCGCTGGCGGGAATCGGCAAGGTTCTGGCGATGACGCCCAACGATGAAGTCAACTCGCTAGCGATTCGCGAATGCCGCTCTGCGTTCGGGCGGGCCGGTGCGTATCAGTTGACCTTCAACGCCAAGAATGCTCACACCCGGCGGGGAATCACCAAACACCTGATGGGACGGGAACTGTTTGGCGAAGGGCTGACGTTCAGCAAGCTTCGCGAGATGCATCATCTAGGTGCCACGTTCAAGACCACCAAATTGGCCGATGAATTCACCTACCAAGACTTCGTCCAAAAGTATCAGAACTCTCACGTCCTGTTGGGCGTGCTGAAGGACGAAGGAGCGTTCGAACTGAACACGGTGGCTGATCCGCTGAAACCAATCGCTGGGCAGTCCGTGATCGCGTTGGTGTCATCGGTTGCGGTTCCCAATGACCACGATGCTGCTCCGGAAAAGCCGGCAAAGCAACAAAAAACCGACCCAACCGCCTGA
- a CDS encoding DEAD/DEAH box helicase, which translates to MRPNPLTRSIESKVMTPRHDHSGITAQIDLANSWSADSLVPSDTYELSFDAIKPRSLPIRVSPLKTRVTGFMFPEANQWIPPKPPPSQTSEDKEAIEKVRRRYKTIKHHRVKPPNDVVKLQDRLYYLLQPPLDLLVGSGQLNFPFDPFAYQLDGIAFLFPRYAAVLADEMGLGKTMQAISTIRLLLCSGEVRSVLLVCPKPLVTNWLREFSVWAPEIPVTAIEGNAAKREHAWRSPEIPVKVANYELLMRDKETVLESGLHFDLVALDEAQRIKNRNSTTSEIVRAIPRTRSWALTGTPVENSPDDLVGIFDYLSPGYLKVGMPMAEMAKRSKDYIMRRTKDMVMNDMPPKLYRDAELDLTPEQWATYEQAESEGIVKLEEMDQELTIQHVFELVLRLKQICNFDPPTGSSVKLERMVADMEEVVASGKKAIVFSQWVNSIDKMLPAMQRFGPLEYHGRVPHKKRDGVIDQFKNDPNCSVILMSYGAGSVGLNLQFCEYVFLFDRWWNPAIEDQAINRAHRIGARGAVTVTRMLAMNTIEQRIASVLDEKRQMFDALFSDQSGPTKGSGGGLSRDEIFGLFDLRAPGGKKVA; encoded by the coding sequence ATGCGTCCGAATCCATTGACACGCAGCATTGAATCCAAAGTCATGACCCCACGGCACGATCACTCGGGAATCACCGCCCAGATCGACTTGGCCAACAGTTGGTCGGCCGATTCACTGGTCCCCTCGGACACCTATGAACTGTCGTTCGATGCGATCAAGCCGCGTTCGCTGCCGATCCGAGTCTCGCCGCTGAAGACGCGTGTGACCGGATTCATGTTCCCCGAAGCGAACCAGTGGATACCGCCCAAGCCGCCGCCGAGTCAAACCAGCGAAGACAAAGAAGCGATCGAAAAGGTGCGCCGTCGCTACAAGACGATCAAACATCACCGGGTCAAACCGCCCAACGATGTCGTCAAGCTGCAGGACCGTCTTTACTATCTGCTGCAGCCGCCGCTGGATCTGTTGGTCGGCAGCGGCCAATTGAATTTCCCATTCGATCCCTTCGCCTATCAATTGGACGGGATCGCTTTCTTGTTCCCACGCTATGCCGCCGTGCTGGCCGATGAAATGGGTTTGGGAAAAACGATGCAAGCGATCAGCACGATCCGTTTGCTGCTTTGCAGCGGCGAGGTCCGCAGCGTGCTGCTGGTGTGTCCCAAACCATTGGTGACCAACTGGCTGCGTGAGTTCAGCGTCTGGGCACCCGAGATTCCGGTGACGGCAATCGAAGGCAACGCGGCCAAACGCGAACACGCTTGGCGATCGCCAGAGATCCCCGTCAAAGTCGCCAACTACGAACTGTTGATGCGAGACAAAGAAACGGTCTTGGAAAGTGGACTGCATTTCGATCTGGTCGCACTTGACGAAGCCCAACGGATCAAAAACCGCAACAGCACGACCAGCGAAATTGTCCGCGCGATCCCACGCACTCGGTCGTGGGCGCTGACCGGCACGCCGGTTGAAAACTCGCCTGACGACCTGGTGGGAATCTTCGATTACCTGTCGCCCGGTTACCTGAAGGTTGGCATGCCGATGGCCGAAATGGCCAAACGGTCCAAGGACTACATCATGCGTCGCACCAAAGACATGGTGATGAACGACATGCCACCGAAACTGTACCGCGATGCCGAACTAGACCTTACACCGGAACAATGGGCGACCTACGAACAAGCCGAATCCGAAGGCATCGTCAAGCTAGAGGAAATGGATCAAGAGCTGACGATCCAGCACGTCTTTGAATTGGTGCTAAGACTGAAACAGATCTGCAACTTCGACCCGCCCACCGGCAGCAGCGTCAAACTGGAACGCATGGTCGCTGACATGGAAGAGGTCGTCGCCAGCGGCAAGAAGGCAATCGTGTTCAGCCAATGGGTCAATAGCATCGACAAGATGCTGCCCGCGATGCAGCGTTTCGGACCTCTGGAATACCACGGTCGGGTCCCGCATAAAAAACGCGATGGCGTCATCGACCAGTTCAAAAACGATCCCAATTGCAGCGTGATCTTGATGAGCTACGGTGCCGGCAGCGTGGGCTTGAATCTGCAGTTCTGTGAATACGTTTTCTTGTTTGACCGATGGTGGAATCCGGCGATCGAGGATCAAGCGATCAATCGGGCCCACCGTATCGGCGCCCGCGGTGCGGTGACCGTCACGCGGATGTTGGCGATGAATACGATCGAGCAACGGATCGCATCGGTATTGGACGAAAAACGCCAAATGTTTGACGCCCTGTTCAGCGACCAGTCCGGCCCGACCAAGGGCAGTGGCGGCGGGCTTAGCCGCGACGAAATCTTCGGTTTGTTCGATTTACGAGCCCCCGGTGGCAAGAAGGTCGCCTGA
- a CDS encoding AAA family ATPase yields the protein MSTSVESMQADAAQFRDRYNAVREMIGRVIVGHDDIVHGVLTAILCGGHCLLEGVPGLGKTMLVRTLAEVLDLDFNRVQFTPDLMPADILGTNMIVEDDAGRRKFEFQKGPVFTQILLADEINRATPKTQSAMLETMQEGTVTAGGKRFELAKPFFVLATQNPIEQEGTYPLPEAQLDRFLFKLVVGYSSREDLNIIVDRTTRGEKISLEKVMDGTELIKWQGMVRQVILAPHVQDYLVRLNLATHPDGPHSVDATNQYVRWGASPRGAQTLALAAKVRALLDGRFNVSFEDVRRVFLPAMRHRVLLNFEAQAEGIEPDTVLLDILEKVPDKAD from the coding sequence ATGAGCACCTCCGTAGAATCCATGCAGGCCGATGCCGCGCAGTTTCGTGACCGCTACAACGCCGTCCGCGAAATGATCGGTCGCGTCATCGTTGGCCATGATGACATCGTCCACGGCGTCCTAACGGCGATCCTGTGTGGCGGCCACTGCCTGCTAGAAGGCGTTCCCGGCTTGGGCAAAACCATGCTGGTGCGAACGCTGGCAGAAGTATTGGACCTCGATTTCAACCGTGTTCAATTCACGCCTGACCTGATGCCCGCAGACATCTTGGGCACCAACATGATTGTCGAGGACGACGCTGGACGACGGAAGTTCGAATTTCAAAAGGGGCCGGTCTTTACCCAGATCTTGTTGGCTGACGAAATCAACCGCGCCACGCCCAAAACGCAATCGGCCATGCTGGAAACGATGCAGGAAGGCACCGTCACCGCCGGCGGCAAACGATTCGAATTGGCCAAGCCGTTCTTTGTACTGGCAACACAAAACCCGATCGAACAGGAAGGCACCTATCCGCTGCCCGAGGCTCAGTTGGACCGGTTCCTGTTCAAGTTGGTGGTCGGCTACAGCAGCCGAGAAGACCTGAACATCATCGTAGATCGAACCACGCGTGGCGAAAAGATTTCGCTGGAAAAAGTGATGGACGGCACCGAGCTGATCAAGTGGCAGGGGATGGTTCGCCAAGTCATCCTGGCTCCGCACGTCCAAGATTATCTGGTTCGTTTGAATCTGGCGACTCATCCCGACGGACCGCATAGCGTCGATGCGACCAACCAATACGTTCGCTGGGGAGCCAGTCCACGGGGCGCACAAACGTTGGCGCTGGCGGCCAAAGTTCGCGCGCTACTGGATGGCCGTTTCAACGTTTCTTTCGAAGACGTTCGACGTGTCTTCCTGCCGGCGATGCGGCACCGGGTACTGTTGAATTTCGAAGCTCAGGCCGAAGGCATCGAACCCGACACCGTCCTGCTGGACATCCTGGAAAAGGTGCCCGACAAAGCGGACTGA
- a CDS encoding acyltransferase family protein produces the protein MQTSSEIKRPMRIEGIDWLRAWMSVSVVVWHMMIVPHSDVFSADEFTQHAFGVSDFVNFHVLLAAVPTFMAVACFLFARKTQSLSTLKSSLRRVILLLAFWPLAMKLWEGSVGELIDSIPRSPLPLLEYVFRAGNTLYYFFSCLLFCYVLCYLAARLKTRWISCAWIASVIGVELMPLAAQQFRIPLLAAYWNPLNFAPYALGAVLLARWEKSEAFRHNRSRVAVACVVFATLLAAIEWRWMLDSIHFQYNQCAFPQYTRSSLVFTAFGLLIAACNPAIRTNVVVSYLAATSLSLYCLHLFFVPVADKLIDPEDVSVVGSILRLVVVLVLSNVAFHVGKLFLKKELLC, from the coding sequence GTGCAAACGAGCAGCGAAATCAAACGTCCAATGCGGATCGAAGGCATCGATTGGCTACGCGCCTGGATGTCAGTTTCAGTCGTGGTTTGGCACATGATGATCGTCCCCCATTCGGACGTGTTTTCGGCAGACGAATTTACTCAGCACGCGTTCGGTGTATCCGACTTCGTCAATTTCCATGTGTTGTTAGCAGCGGTGCCGACCTTCATGGCGGTGGCGTGTTTTTTGTTCGCGAGAAAAACGCAGAGCCTAAGCACGCTGAAATCCTCGCTCCGCCGCGTCATCCTGCTGCTGGCGTTTTGGCCGCTCGCGATGAAACTTTGGGAGGGTTCGGTTGGCGAGCTGATCGACAGCATCCCGAGGTCCCCGTTGCCGTTGCTGGAATATGTGTTTCGGGCGGGCAACACGCTTTACTACTTCTTTTCCTGCCTGTTGTTCTGCTACGTCCTGTGCTATCTGGCAGCGAGGCTGAAAACGCGATGGATCAGCTGTGCATGGATCGCATCGGTCATCGGTGTTGAACTGATGCCGCTAGCAGCTCAACAGTTCCGGATCCCGTTGTTGGCGGCCTACTGGAATCCCCTGAACTTCGCTCCGTACGCGCTGGGGGCGGTCCTGTTGGCGCGATGGGAAAAGAGCGAAGCGTTTCGCCACAATCGCAGCCGAGTTGCCGTCGCCTGCGTGGTGTTTGCCACGCTGTTGGCTGCAATCGAATGGCGCTGGATGTTGGATTCGATCCATTTCCAATACAACCAATGTGCGTTTCCGCAGTACACACGATCATCATTGGTGTTCACGGCATTCGGGTTGCTGATTGCAGCTTGCAACCCAGCCATCCGCACGAATGTCGTCGTCAGCTATTTGGCAGCGACCAGCTTGTCGCTGTACTGCCTGCACCTGTTCTTCGTGCCCGTCGCCGACAAGTTGATCGATCCCGAGGATGTCAGTGTCGTTGGATCGATCCTGCGACTGGTGGTTGTGCTGGTTCTTTCGAACGTCGCATTTCATGTCGGCAAGCTGTTCCTGAAAAAAGAACTGCTTTGCTGA
- a CDS encoding PEP-CTERM sorting domain-containing protein — MNIYLTGSRRRLLLPNIALEIPMLFRALPAAFLVCLVAVPCSAGVVYDLNYDTTTPTYDQADPGSIATIIIPNSSGVAGTTGLQINFDTTAPSPTEPGPFSVSYFANVNTGTFVAPTSTSLSDYVFSFDAKVAGQTASDPSGQATFRANGIEYVFGYAPTSAWETFSFVLGSGTIAPVADLTVAPQFKINLLGISSKFGNDTDNTLFVDNFRLTEVTAVPEPSSALALIGVVGAAIGYRVRRKRSAV; from the coding sequence GTGAACATTTATCTCACCGGCAGTCGACGCCGTTTACTACTTCCGAATATAGCCTTGGAAATTCCTATGCTTTTCCGTGCTCTCCCAGCCGCATTCCTGGTCTGCCTCGTTGCTGTCCCGTGCAGCGCCGGCGTGGTTTATGACTTAAACTACGACACGACAACGCCGACGTATGATCAAGCTGATCCTGGCTCCATTGCGACGATCATCATCCCGAACAGCAGTGGCGTCGCGGGTACAACGGGATTGCAGATCAATTTTGACACCACGGCCCCCAGTCCCACCGAACCAGGTCCATTTTCGGTCTCGTACTTCGCGAACGTAAACACCGGCACCTTTGTTGCTCCAACGTCGACGTCGCTATCGGACTATGTGTTTAGCTTCGATGCCAAAGTTGCTGGGCAAACAGCTTCCGATCCAAGTGGTCAGGCTACATTCCGCGCCAATGGAATTGAATACGTATTCGGCTATGCACCTACATCGGCATGGGAGACGTTTTCATTTGTGCTTGGGTCCGGCACGATTGCCCCGGTGGCCGATCTAACAGTCGCCCCACAGTTCAAAATCAACCTGCTAGGAATCTCGAGCAAGTTTGGAAACGATACCGACAACACCTTGTTTGTCGATAATTTTCGCCTGACAGAAGTCACCGCAGTTCCAGAGCCTTCAAGCGCGCTGGCATTGATCGGTGTTGTGGGTGCAGCCATCGGATATCGCGTTCGACGCAAGCGATCGGCCGTCTAA